A genome region from Ptiloglossa arizonensis isolate GNS036 chromosome 4, iyPtiAriz1_principal, whole genome shotgun sequence includes the following:
- the LOC143145711 gene encoding splicing regulator RBM11 has translation MDEDMRTLWCGNLSYSVTEEILYELFLQGGPVEKVSIPRDRDGYNKSYGFVTYKHANSVHYAMNLFNNTTLFRRVIKMNPRNKMELPPITNSQDHSLKNNSSHMKTDTCGTNMLPSTGSQSKHVDVYSHKDDRRSRRAHPYDREQSKIDNHHKDHRLKNNQNNHRSNNYSRKDYKSSRHDFVL, from the exons ATGGACGAAGATATGCGTACTCTTTGGTGTGGAAACTTGTCCTATAGTGTAACAGAAGAGATACTATATGAATTATTCTTACAG GGTGGTCCTGTGGAAAAAGTTTCTATTCCCAGAGATCGTGATGGCTATAATAAATCATATGGATTTGTAACGTATAAGCATGCAAATTCTGTACATTATGCTATGAATCTATTCAATAATACAACGCTATTTAGACGTGTTATTAAAATGAACCCAAGAAACAAAATGGAATTACCGCCAATAACAAATTCTCAAGATCattcattaaaaaataattcgtcccATATGAAAACAGATACATGTGGAACCAATATGTTACCAAGCACAGGTTCACAATCTAAACATGTAGATGTTTACTCGCATAAAGATGACAGAAGATCCAGACGAGCACATCCTTATGACAGAGAACAAAGTAAAATAGATAACCATCATAAAGATCACAGGCTTAAAAACAATCAGAATAATCATAGATCAAATAACTATTCGAGAAAAGATTATAAAAGTAGTAGA